Proteins encoded by one window of Psychromonas sp. L1A2:
- a CDS encoding type II toxin-antitoxin system RelE family toxin — protein MTYNLEFKKSALKEWNKLGATLKSQFKKKLIERLTNPHIPGAKLSGAENMYKIKLRQSGYRLVYQVTDNIITVTVLAVGKRERSDAYKKATKRLND, from the coding sequence ATGACTTATAATCTCGAGTTCAAGAAAAGCGCACTAAAAGAATGGAATAAGCTAGGCGCTACACTCAAAAGTCAATTTAAGAAAAAACTAATTGAACGCCTAACTAATCCTCACATACCAGGGGCTAAGTTATCAGGCGCAGAAAATATGTATAAAATTAAACTTCGCCAATCCGGTTATCGTTTAGTTTATCAAGTCACAGATAACATTATCACTGTAACTGTGCTTGCAGTCGGTAAACGTGAACGAAGCGATGCTTATAAAAAGGCGACGAAACGTCTCAACGACTGA
- a CDS encoding type II toxin-antitoxin system Phd/YefM family antitoxin, which produces MTTRILADVAASITELKANPMKVATSAYGEPVAVLNRNEPAFYCVPAEAYEMMMDKIEDLELLALAIERQNESSISVNIDDL; this is translated from the coding sequence ATGACCACTAGAATCTTAGCTGACGTTGCTGCCAGTATCACTGAGCTCAAAGCAAATCCAATGAAAGTTGCAACAAGTGCCTATGGCGAGCCTGTTGCAGTACTCAACAGAAATGAACCAGCATTTTATTGTGTACCTGCTGAAGCCTACGAAATGATGATGGACAAAATTGAAGATCTTGAGCTTTTAGCTTTAGCAATAGAACGACAAAATGAAAGTAGCATTTCGGTAAATATTGATGACTTATAA
- a CDS encoding Gfo/Idh/MocA family protein, with product MKKTLNWGILGTSFISGEMADAIVKEGNTHLYSVAGRSVATLTEFANKYDIKNTFTDFDMLINDPYVDIIYIALPNHIHHDYVIKAANAGKAVLCEKSLSIDMQKTQAALAAVKENNTFFVEGLMYLTHPFINTIAETIKSGAIGEIKSITGQYCAAIEQFVNPDSKGALYNLGCYPASLMHLLIKQQFGSEVSDNYQINASGLRGDDGNICESAATIQYSNGITCQLHTAENYGLHSSFTVLGSEGSLVLTSNPWLPDASGNSFAITKYEQKTETITVEADGNGFLYQVKSIREALEQGHKVLQRPAATPEDSEQIMKLLTDWEAATLASLV from the coding sequence ATGAAAAAGACACTTAATTGGGGAATATTAGGCACCAGTTTTATCTCTGGAGAAATGGCAGATGCCATCGTTAAAGAAGGTAATACTCACCTTTATTCCGTTGCAGGTCGTTCCGTCGCAACATTAACTGAGTTTGCTAATAAATATGATATCAAAAATACATTCACTGACTTTGATATGCTGATTAACGATCCTTATGTCGATATTATTTATATTGCCTTACCTAATCACATCCATCACGACTATGTAATAAAAGCCGCTAACGCTGGCAAAGCCGTATTATGTGAAAAATCATTATCAATCGACATGCAAAAAACACAGGCCGCTTTAGCAGCAGTGAAAGAAAACAATACTTTCTTTGTTGAAGGGCTGATGTACCTCACTCATCCCTTTATTAACACCATTGCAGAAACCATTAAATCTGGCGCAATCGGAGAAATAAAATCGATTACTGGTCAATACTGTGCCGCGATAGAACAGTTTGTTAACCCTGACAGTAAGGGGGCATTGTATAATTTAGGTTGTTACCCAGCATCATTAATGCACCTATTAATCAAACAACAGTTTGGCAGTGAAGTGAGCGATAACTATCAAATAAACGCATCGGGCCTACGTGGTGATGATGGAAATATTTGCGAGTCAGCTGCAACTATTCAATATTCAAACGGCATTACTTGCCAATTACACACTGCAGAAAACTATGGCTTACATTCTTCATTTACAGTCCTAGGCAGCGAAGGAAGTTTAGTATTAACGTCTAATCCTTGGTTACCTGATGCAAGTGGTAATAGTTTTGCTATAACAAAATATGAACAAAAAACTGAAACGATCACAGTAGAAGCAGACGGAAATGGATTTTTATATCAAGTGAAATCAATTCGTGAAGCCTTAGAACAAGGCCATAAAGTTTTACAACGACCTGCTGCAACACCAGAAGATTCAGAACAGATAATGAAGTTATTAACCGATTGGGAAGCAGCAACTTTAGCGTCTTTAGTTTGA